The following are encoded in a window of Carya illinoinensis cultivar Pawnee chromosome 15, C.illinoinensisPawnee_v1, whole genome shotgun sequence genomic DNA:
- the LOC122296375 gene encoding serine/arginine-rich splicing factor SR34A-like, translating to MSGRFSRSIYVGNLPADIRECEIEDLFYKYGRILDIELKIPPRPPCYCFVEFDSTRDAEDAIRGRDGYNFDGCRLRVELAHGGGGRGPSSSDRRIGYSGGGGGGSSGGGRFGASRHSEYRVIVRGLPSSASWQDLKDHMRKAGDVCFAEVSRDSEGTFGIVDYTNHDDMKYAIRKLDDTEFRNPWARAYIRVKKYESSRSRSRSRSRSRSRSERRDRSKSLERSISRSVSRSRSASPIKSSRPRSRSRSGSPHKARSGSG from the exons ATGAGTGGTCGTTTTTCTCGCTCAATCTATGTTGGCAACCTGCCTGCAGATATAAGAGAATGTGAAATTGAAGATCTATTCTACAAG TATGGCCGTATATTGGATATTGAATTAAAGATTCCGCCCCGCCCTCCGTGTTATTGTTTTGTGGAG TTTGATAGTACTCGGGATGCAGAAGATGCAATTAGGGGTCGTGATGGCTATAATTTTGATGGTTGCCGTCTAAGG GTTGAACTTGcccatggtggtggtggtagaggGCCATCTTCAAGTGATCGTCGCATTGGCTacagtggtggtggtggtggtggcagcAGTGGTGGGGGCCGATTTGGTGCTTCACGCCATTCTGAATATCGAG TTATTGTTCGTGGGCTTCCTTCTTCTGCTTCCTGGCAAGACTTGAAG GATCATATGCGTAAAGCTGGTGATGTATGTTTTGCAGAGGTATCCCGTGACAGTGAAG GGACCTTTGGCATTGTTGATTACACTAATCACGATGACATGAAATATGCT ATCCGTAAACTCGATGACACCGAATTCAGAAATCCTTGGGCAAGAGCTTATATTCGG GTGAAGAAGTATGAGAGCAGTAGAAGCCGCAGCCGAAGTAGGAGCCGCAGCCGAAGCAGAAGTGAAAGAAGGGACAGGAG TAAATCACTGGAGCGCTCTATTTCTCGATCGGTATCAAGGTCCAGATCTGCCTCTCCAATCAAATCTTCCAG GCCAAGATCAAGATCGAGGTCAGGATCTCCCCACAAG GCACGGTCGGGTAGTGGCTGA